The following are encoded together in the Thermococcus sibiricus MM 739 genome:
- the alaS gene encoding alanine--tRNA ligase, with protein MDMSTRMFKEEGWLRKTCKVCGKPFWTIDPDRETCGDPPCDEYEFIGKPGIPRKYTLEEMREAFLSYFERKNHGRVKRYPVLPRWRDDVLLVGASIMDFQPWVISGEADPPANPLTISQPSIRFTDIDNVGITGRHFTIFEMMAHHAFNYPGKPIYWMDETVEYAYEFFTKDLGMKGEDITFKENPWAGGGNAGPAFEVLYRGLEVATLVFMQYKLAPPDADPSQIVEIKGDKYVPMDTRVVDTGYGLERLVWMSQGTPTAYDAVLGYVVKPLKRMAGIDKIDDRILMENSRLAGMFDIEDMGDLRVLRETVAKNVDMAPDELTRLVRPYELIYAIADHTKALTFMLADGVVPSNAKAGYLARLLIRKSIRHLRELGLQIPLSEIVAMHIKELHKTFPEFKEMEDVVIDMVNVEERKYADTLDRGNDLVRREIERLKKQGVGELPLERLMLFYESHGLTPEIVKEIAEKEGMTVRIPDNFYSLVAKEAEKGIKEEEEKKIVDFELVQDLPDTRTLYYEEPLMKEFDAKVVGIIEDWVVLDATAFYPEGGGQPCDLGELNGVEVLDVQKVGKIILHKVKEPEKFKERGIVHGKINWERRIQHMRHHTGTHVLMGALVRVLGKHVWQAGSQLSTDWARLDIAHYKRVSEEELKEIELLANRIVMEDREVKWEWLPRTEAEQRYGFRLYQGGVVPGRVIRVLNIKDWDVQACGGTHLPRTGLIGPIKILRTERIQDGVERIIFACGEAAIKEWQKEREIISKTSEVFRVPLEKLPETAGRFFEEWKQARKEVEKLNKELAKLLVYELENRVEKIGEIEFIGAVVEGEIDHLREAALKLKKSNRIVALISEESNAVVVTVGEDLNYKAGDLIRIITRVAGGGGGGKKDLAQGKIKNILKAKEALEELKKAL; from the coding sequence ATGGACATGAGCACAAGGATGTTCAAAGAGGAGGGCTGGTTAAGAAAGACTTGTAAAGTATGTGGAAAACCTTTCTGGACGATAGATCCGGATAGAGAGACATGTGGAGATCCTCCATGTGACGAGTATGAATTTATAGGCAAACCAGGTATTCCAAGGAAATACACATTGGAAGAGATGAGAGAAGCTTTTCTAAGTTATTTTGAAAGAAAAAATCATGGAAGGGTTAAGAGATACCCAGTACTCCCAAGATGGAGAGACGATGTTCTTTTAGTGGGTGCTAGTATCATGGATTTTCAGCCTTGGGTCATAAGTGGAGAAGCTGATCCCCCTGCAAATCCTCTCACAATCTCTCAACCCTCAATAAGGTTTACTGACATTGATAATGTTGGAATTACTGGCAGACACTTCACGATATTCGAGATGATGGCCCATCATGCTTTTAATTATCCCGGAAAGCCAATTTATTGGATGGATGAAACTGTGGAATACGCCTACGAGTTTTTCACTAAAGACCTCGGCATGAAAGGAGAGGATATAACCTTCAAGGAAAATCCATGGGCAGGAGGAGGAAATGCAGGGCCAGCTTTTGAAGTTCTTTACAGAGGATTAGAGGTAGCTACATTGGTTTTTATGCAATATAAATTGGCCCCACCCGATGCAGATCCTTCTCAAATAGTCGAGATTAAAGGAGACAAATATGTTCCAATGGATACAAGAGTTGTCGATACTGGATATGGCCTTGAAAGATTAGTTTGGATGAGCCAAGGGACACCAACAGCTTATGATGCTGTTCTTGGTTATGTTGTTAAACCTCTGAAGAGAATGGCTGGAATCGATAAAATAGACGATAGAATTCTCATGGAAAACTCTAGATTGGCTGGAATGTTCGATATAGAAGATATGGGAGATTTAAGAGTGCTAAGGGAAACAGTTGCTAAAAATGTAGATATGGCTCCGGATGAGCTAACAAGGCTTGTCAGGCCGTATGAGTTAATCTACGCAATAGCAGATCATACAAAGGCCCTAACGTTTATGTTGGCTGATGGGGTTGTTCCATCGAATGCTAAAGCTGGTTATTTGGCTAGATTACTCATAAGAAAGAGTATAAGACACCTTAGAGAATTAGGTCTACAGATTCCACTTAGTGAGATAGTGGCAATGCACATAAAGGAACTTCACAAGACATTTCCAGAGTTCAAAGAGATGGAAGATGTTGTCATTGATATGGTAAATGTTGAGGAAAGGAAATATGCTGACACATTGGACAGGGGTAATGATCTTGTCAGGAGGGAAATTGAAAGACTTAAGAAGCAGGGAGTTGGAGAGCTCCCACTGGAGAGATTGATGCTTTTCTACGAGAGTCATGGTTTAACCCCTGAGATTGTGAAAGAAATAGCTGAAAAAGAGGGCATGACAGTCCGCATTCCGGATAATTTCTACAGTCTCGTTGCTAAAGAAGCCGAAAAAGGTATTAAGGAGGAAGAAGAAAAGAAAATAGTAGATTTTGAGCTTGTTCAAGATTTGCCAGATACTAGAACTTTGTATTATGAAGAGCCGCTCATGAAAGAATTTGACGCTAAAGTGGTTGGAATAATAGAAGATTGGGTGGTTTTAGATGCAACGGCCTTTTACCCAGAAGGGGGAGGGCAACCCTGTGACTTGGGAGAGCTGAACGGTGTTGAAGTCTTAGATGTCCAAAAAGTTGGAAAGATAATCCTCCACAAGGTGAAAGAACCTGAAAAGTTCAAAGAAAGGGGAATTGTCCATGGAAAGATTAACTGGGAGAGAAGAATACAACATATGAGGCACCACACTGGTACTCACGTCCTTATGGGAGCTCTTGTTAGAGTCCTCGGAAAACATGTCTGGCAGGCAGGTTCCCAATTAAGCACTGATTGGGCCAGACTAGACATAGCCCACTATAAACGGGTAAGTGAAGAGGAACTTAAGGAGATAGAGCTCTTGGCAAATAGAATTGTGATGGAGGACAGAGAAGTAAAGTGGGAATGGCTACCAAGAACGGAGGCAGAGCAGAGGTATGGCTTTAGACTCTATCAGGGTGGAGTTGTACCAGGAAGAGTAATTAGAGTGCTTAACATTAAAGACTGGGATGTCCAGGCCTGTGGAGGTACGCATTTACCAAGAACTGGTTTAATAGGCCCTATAAAAATACTAAGAACTGAGAGAATCCAAGATGGTGTAGAGAGAATAATTTTCGCATGTGGTGAAGCCGCTATCAAAGAATGGCAAAAAGAGAGGGAGATTATAAGTAAAACGAGTGAAGTCTTTAGAGTACCTTTAGAAAAACTGCCCGAAACTGCGGGGAGATTCTTTGAAGAGTGGAAGCAAGCAAGGAAGGAAGTAGAGAAGCTCAACAAGGAGCTTGCAAAGCTTTTGGTTTATGAGCTTGAGAACAGAGTAGAGAAGATAGGAGAGATAGAGTTCATTGGAGCCGTAGTGGAAGGGGAGATAGACCACTTAAGAGAGGCCGCCCTCAAGCTCAAGAAGTCAAACCGTATTGTTGCCTTGATAAGTGAGGAGAGCAACGCAGTTGTTGTAACGGTTGGTGAGGACTTAAACTACAAGGCCGGCGATTTGATAAGGATAATCACGAGGGTCGCAGGTGGAGGCGGTGGAGGTAAGAAGGATCTTGCCCAAGGAAAGATAAAGAACATCCTAAAGGCCAAGGAAGCTCTTGAAGAGCTTAAGAAGGCCCTTTAA